Sequence from the Flexistipes sp. genome:
AGTGGAATTATGTCGTGAAAAAGGTATTGCCGGCGCAACAGTGATAAGGGGGATATATGGTTACGGAGCGAGTTCAGTAATACATTCTTCACGGACTCTTGCGCTGTCTAATGATCTGCCTTTGATTGTGGAAGTAGTGGACAGTGAAGAGAAAATTAATTATATTCTTCCGGAAATTGACAAAATGATTGGTCACGGACTTATTACTTTAGAAGTGGCACACGTTATTAAATATGAGTGAGGGAGCTTTGCATGTCTGGGAACAGTTTCGGTAAAATTTTCAGAATCACAACTTTTGGAGAAAGTCACGGACCTGCTGTGGGTGTGGTTCTGGACGGGTGTCCTGCCGGATTGAAACTTCATGAAGACGATATTCAGAAAGAGCTTGACAGAAGAAGACCCGGTCAAAGTGAAATAACTACTCCGAGAAATGAGTCTGATAAAGTGGAAATTTTAAGCGGTGTGTTTGAGGGCAAAACTACGGGAACGCCTGTTTGTATGATTGTATATAACAAAAATCAGCAGTCCAAAGATTACAGCGATGTAAAAGATTTGTTTCGCCCGGGGCATGCTGATTATACATATTTTATGAAATACGGTATTAGAGACTATCGGGGAGGCGGACGTTCTTCATCGAGGGAGAC
This genomic interval carries:
- a CDS encoding DUF190 domain-containing protein gives rise to the protein MTKLEGTQKLMRIFIGENDKYEGRPLYKSLVELCREKGIAGATVIRGIYGYGASSVIHSSRTLALSNDLPLIVEVVDSEEKINYILPEIDKMIGHGLITLEVAHVIKYE